A window of the Podospora bellae-mahoneyi strain CBS 112042 chromosome 6, whole genome shotgun sequence genome harbors these coding sequences:
- a CDS encoding hypothetical protein (EggNog:ENOG503NXE2; COG:S), with the protein MGKRGEQYYGREKEEMWYNKEKHRESEKPNGKEKAGPSSTEDPYALLACFNTAFLIDDSGSMMGSRWKEVHNVLKELAPICTAYDSSGVDLYFLNARHWDRRKHWDYRPKDYRGIKDGHRILEIINTEIQPQSGTPYRRSHQ; encoded by the exons ATGGGAAAGCGCGGGGAGCAGTACTACGGCAGAGAGAAGGA GGAGATGTGGTacaacaaggagaagcatCGCGAGAGTGAAAAGCCCAACGGCAAAGAGAAAGCTGGGCCTTCCAGCACCGAGGATCCGTATGCCCTCCTAGCATGTTTCAACACGGCCTTTCTCATCGACGACTCCGGTTCTATGATGGGCTCACGCTGGAAAGAAGTCCACAATGTCCTCAAAGAACTCGCACCGATCTGCACAGCTTATGATTCCAGTGGTGTAGACCTTTACTTTCTGAATGCAAGGCATTGGGATCGTAGAAAGCATTGGGATTATCGGCCCAAAGACTACCGTGGTATCAAGGATGGCCATCGAATCCTAGAGATTATCAATACCGAGATTCAGCCCCAGTCCGGCACTCCTTACCGGCGCTCGCATCAGTGA
- a CDS encoding hypothetical protein (EggNog:ENOG503P4VW; COG:S): MKSIATFVLAFGAASVVAQNQWPEGFPECGKTCISNMQGKAGSEFSNCAAGDAACLCGAANFRWGINDCADQACGNSAVAQVVKDYGVAYCSSVNAPTAIPPTVSNVPTTSADASATTTQGSESATTTESSDDATPTPVSTQTWTSTLTSDGVEATATGTTTILGISNVPGATSVPETTLTTDLLTTVTEDSTTFTSTVGQTTLTTSLTGSALSSALSSQADEATQSSDASTSTSSAWGAQVTAPPALGFLAAAGIAAALL; the protein is encoded by the exons ATGAAGTCCATCGCTACTTTCGTCCTTGCTTTCGGCGCTGCCTCCGTTGTGGCCCAGAACCAGTGGCCCGAGGGCTTCCCCGAATGCGGT AAAACCTGTATCAGCAACATGCAAGGCAAGGCTGGTAGCGAGTTCTCCAACTGCGCTGCCGGTGATGCTGCGTGCCTCTGCGGAGCCGCCAACTTCCGCTGGGGCATCAACGACTGCGCCGACCAGGCTTGCGGTAACTCGGCTGTTGCCCAAGTTGTCAAGGATTACGGCGTCGCCTATTGCAGCTCTGTCAATGCCCCTACCGCCATCCCCCCTACTGTCTCGAATGTCCCTACTACCTCGGCTGAtgcctccgccaccaccacccagggCTCAGAGAGCGCCACTACCACCGAGTCCAGTGATGAtgccactcccactcccgtCTCGACCCAGACTTGGACTTCGACCCTGACCTCTGATGGCGTCGAGGCTACTGCCACTGGCACCACTACCATTCTGGGCATCTCTAATGTTCCCGGTGCTACCTCGGTTCCCGagaccaccctcaccaccgatCTTCTCACCACCGTCACCGAGGACTCCACTaccttcacctccaccgttGGCCagaccaccctcaccaccagcctcacTGGCTCTGCCCTCAGCAGCGCTCTTAGTAGCCAGGCTGACGAGGCCACTCAGTCTTCCGATGctagcaccagcaccagcagcgccTGGGGTGCTCAAGTCactgctcctcctgccctCGGCTTCCTTGCCGCCGCTGGTATCGCTGCCGCTCTTCTCTAA